The DNA sequence GCTGTTCCAACTAATTTAGCCATTTTATTTTTTATCATCCCTGGTTCCCCCTATTATTTTCTTTTTCTATTTATTGTAAGTCCTACTATTGAAGATAATCCAAGCCCTATGTATCCTAACATAGACATATCTCCCGTTTTAGGATTATTACCATTACTTGATTTATTGTTTGTAGTATTATTTGTCGTTGTATTGTTACTTGGTTTATTAAATCCTGGTTTTGCTGTATTATTAACATTTGAGTTTCCTGGTGTTGCTGGTTTATTTGGACTTACTGGTACTGGTGGTTTATTTGGGTTTTCCGGATTTTCTGTATTGTTGTCATCTGGCTTCCCTGGTAATACTGGCTCATTCGGATTTTCTGGATTTACCGTATCATCATCTGGTAATTCTGGTTCTTCTGTATTGTCATCATCTGGTTCCCCTGGTAGCGCTGGCTCATTCGGTTCTTCTGGCTCTACTGTATTGTCATCATCTGGCTCTCCTGGTCCCTCTGGTTTATTTGGTTCTTCTGGCTCTACTGGATCATTTTCTAATAATGCATAATACTTATGATATAATTCCATAGCTGTATATGAAGTCCACGTATTTATCTTGTATTTATTTTCATCTACTAATGTTCCTAAAGCATCTAAAGCTTCTATCTTTTCATCTCTACTTAAGTTATTATCAAAAGCATTTATAACCTTGTCCATAGCTTCTCTTATTTCTTTAGCTAATTTAGCTGTTTCTTTAACATTTTCTAAGTTAGCTTTTAAGTTATTCATATGCTCACTGTAGTTTTCTAATCCTTCAAGTACATATAGTCCTTCTAATCTATCTAGCGCTGCTTGCATAAAAGCAACCATTCTATCGTAGTTTTCTTTTACTGTTAAATCTTTGTTTTCCATTACATTAACAGCTTCTCTTGTTTCTTCTATTGCATAATTTAATTGCTCTAGAGCTTTTTCTAGCTCATTATCCCAATTTGCATATAGTTCATGATACATATTCATAGCTTTATTTAAAGTAGTAGAGTTTACATAATTTCTTCCAACTTCTACTGAATCACCTAAAGCATCTAATACTATTTGCTTGTTTTTTAAAGTATCTTTCCTAGAAGTTTCAAATACTGTATTAACTCTATTAACTTCATGTCTAACCCTATTTATGTAATACATTTTGCTTTCTATTTCATTAGCAGCTTCTTTTATCCAATCTATATGAGCTTGCTCATCTTTAGATACCTCTATCCCTTGTATTCTTTCAACTGCTGTTTTATAAAATACATTTAATCTTTCATAGTTACTATCGTTAGTAAGATCTGCTGTATCTAATAAATTTATAGCTATTCTCATTTCTTCTATAGCATAAGCTAATTGCTCTCTATCTTTTTGTGAAGCTTCTTTTTTATTCTCTTCCTTTTTTTCTTCTTTAGACTCCTCTTTTACTTCTTCTTTTTCCTCGTTTACAGTAGGAGCTTCTTCTTTTTCAACCTTTTGAGCTTTATCATTTTCTTCTTTCTTATTTTCCTTTTGATCTTCTTTAACTTCTTCCTTTGTTTCTTCTTGTACTTCCTCTTTAACCTCTTCTTTTGAAGCAGGTTCTTCTATTTTATCTACTACATCATTGTTTAATTCTGTTTCAACTTCATTTGCATAAACATTTGATCCACTTAATATAATTCCAGTTACTATAGCTGCTGCTGCAACTTTCTTAGTTTGTCTAAATTTCTTAACCGACTTAGGCATAATAATATCCCCCTTAAAATACTAAAAATCTATTTTCACATTTAATTTTATATGAATACACAAAAATAAAGTATTCGCCATAAGTCTAGTCTTTTTGTCATATATTAGTGTAATAAGTCTACTACTTTAGTATTATTTGCTATTTTGTTAACATAAAAAAAGACTAAATCAATAAGAGGCAAAACCTCATATCAATTTAGTCTTTATATCACCATGGCAAGGATTAATTTTTTATTTCAAATTATTTTGCAGTATATCCTGAATCTAAAAGTAACTTAACGCACACTTCACCTTTACCTTCAGCAACAAGTACTATAGGACCAGTACATCCCATACCGCTTTCTGCATATATACCGTTTTTCCATAAAACTTTAACAGCATCTTCTAAGTCCATTATATCTATACCAGATATTTGATGAGTAACTACCTCTTTTTCAGGCATTTTCACTTCTTCCTCATCATCTTTTTTAACTTCTTTTTTAGTTAAAGCAGCTATTATATCATCATATTTTGCATTTTTAGCTGCTTTAAATTCTTCCTTAGATACTTTAGTAACGTCACCTTTAACAACATCATAAGCATATCTAAGTGCATTAGCAACAACTGGAGAACCAGATGCTCTTGATAATATTAATATCTTTCTATCGTAGTCTTCACCTACACCAGGACCATATCCAAATCCATTAGCTTCATAATCTCCACCAGTAGTAAATGAAGAGAATACTTTCATAAATATATTTCCGCTTAAAGTATCAGTAACCATTACATCCGGAGCGCCACATAATAAATCGTTACCTCTCATTACACAACCACCGTCAGCTCTAACTGATTCAGCAAAACTTATATCATATCCATTAGATTGTAAATCTTTTAGAGCCTTTTCAACTTGTCTAGCACCGTCAACATTTAATATACCTACAGTAGGATTTTTTATTCCTATAGATTTAGCAGTAGATATTCCATAAACTGCATTTCTAACCATAGCTTCTATTCTGTGAGTAGCACTAGTACCCGTAGTAGTAGCAAGAATCATTTCCTTACCCCTACCTGGAGTTATAACTCTACCAACAGTTGATACTCCTATTGGGAAGTTATAATGCATAGTTACACAAGCATCAATGTAACCTGAGTCTAATAACTCTTCCATTTTAGAATGCATTTCACTTTCATCATTAACTTCAACAACCTCTAAATCAGTATCAACCTTAGGCCCTATTAACACTATATCAAATAGGTTTGACTTAGCTAGATGAGCACCTTTTACTAAGTTTTCAGTTCCATGTTCACTACCTAAAGTAGTCAAACCAACTCTTACTTTTTTACCAAATTCGCCGCTCTCAATAGCATTAGCTATATCAAGAAAAGTATCAGCAATAATCTTCTTAGGCATAACAATTCCCCTCTCAAAGTGAATTTTTTAAAATTATATCCGTCTTATTCTTTTTCTCTACTCTACCAATAAATCTAATTTAATAAAGAAGAAGTATTATTAACTGATAGCATAAATAAATTTTTCACCGTAGGGCCTTATCGCTTGTAAGGATTAGCTTTAGTCATATTAACTTTATTTTAAAGCCTGCAGTTCTTTAAATTTTAAGTCTATATTACCAAACCCACACCTTGCAAGCGATATACTCTACTTTTTATCTATACTCAGTCAAATTTATTATTCTTCTATTAACATATCTTGAGCTAATTTTCTCATTGATTCTGCTATTATTTTCTTTATTTCTTCCTTAGAAACAGCAGCAGCTTCTTCTTCTACACCTTGATTTCTTTCTACTATGAAAGAAACACCATCGAATAAGTTAGTCATTCTACCTAAGAATAAACTTCCTTTACCAACTATCATAGCTCTATTTTTATCACCATTAGTTAAATCATCTATACAGAATCCTATATATGGAACTCCTGATGGTATATGTCCTTGAGTTGGAGCCCATCCTGGTATTCCTCTTTCACTTACAAAGTTCTTTAATTCTTTTTTCTCTAAGTCCCCACGTTTAACAGCAAGAGCACCTATCATTTTGTAGTTAGCTTCTGGAACATCTCCAGCTCCAGCTGGCTTAGTTATATCTGGGTTTTGCATTTCAACTGAGTAAACATCAACATCAGTTATTTTTAAGTTAGCTCTATCAAGACCTGTAGTTATTAAAGCAGTCATAACAGCTTGTGGAGAAGATCCTGTTCCAACAGTATGTTTTCCTGTTAAGTCAGTTCTTATTATTGGATTTACACCATCATTTTCAGAAACTAGTATAGCGAATCCTCCAACAACATCTTCTAAAACTGGAAGACCTTTTTTAACATGGTCTTTAGCATTCATTCCAAGCTTAGCACTAGCTCCACCTGCAACTACCATAACATTTTTATAAACTCCTGATTTAACAAGTGCAGCAGCATTTATTAAAGCATGAGTAGGTCCAGCACAGAATCCTCTTGTATCAGAACCAGAAGCATTTTGAAGTCCAGCCATTTCAGCTATAGACTTAGCAAAGTTACCTCCACCTCTTTGGTTCATATCTCCACAAGCCTCTTCTGAACACTCTATAACATAATCTATATCTAATGGATTTATATTATTTTTTCTAATTAATTGTATAGCTGCAACAACTCCTGAAGCCTTAACAACTAAGTTTTCAAACATTGTATGAGCATTTAAGTTAACATCAACATCATGAGCTCTTTTTACATATCCAACTAATTCACCATCATGGTATAATCCTTCAGCATGGTGATCAGCTATTAATTCTTTTGCATCATCTATATTATCTCCCTTAACTTTTCCAAAGAATGGAGCTAGTTCTGGGTAATTATTTTCAAAATCAGGTTTTATATTATTTACAAAATCTTCTTTTAACTTAACTAAGTCAAAAGCATCACATATTTGCATCATTAATAAGAATTCATCTTGAGGCATTATTTCCCCAAGTTTTCCTTGTCTAGTACCTTCCATTTTATGTTCGCACCAAGGAAGAGCTATCTCTCTTAATTCTTCAGGTCTATTGTTTCCTATATAAACTTGGTTTGGTATGTAGTTTACAACTTCTTCATATCCTCTTATATGGTTTTTTACTTCTTTTAAAAATTCTGAATCTGGATGTGTTTCTCTTTCAACAGCACAAGTAGTACCATTTTGAACTATCATATCTGGTGTGTGAACTAAGATGTAGCTTGCCCCTTTTAAAACTGGAAATGTCATATTATTTACCCCCAATGTATATATGTATTATTTTTTTCAACGGACCAAATAATAGCCTCGTTGCTAAAACCTACAATATTAGATTCATTTTATTATTAATTTTACTTATAATATCTAAAAAATAGATGGGTAAAAATACCCATCTATTTAATTTTTTATTTACTTATATACTAAGCTTAAATTAAGCTTTTGCAGATATATCTTTTAAAGTTATATCTTCTTCAAATACTGTTTGACCGTCAACTTCAGTAGTTAAAGCAACTAAAGCCTTTTCAACTATTTTTCTTCTTAAAGCTTTTTCCTCAGCTGGATCTAACTTAGGATTTCCAAGAGGATGAGGTATAGCTATAGCAGGAACTATTCTATTAGCTCCAACTGTTAAAGATATAGGTACTACTGTACAGATATGAACAACAGGAAGTCCTGCTCTTTCTATCTCTTTTACCATCGTTGCACCGCAACGAGTACAAGTACCTCAAGTAGAAGTTAAGATTACTGCATCTACGCCTGCATCTTTTAGTTTTTGAGCAAACTCAGCAGCAAACTTCTTAGAACTTGCAACAGCAGTTCCGTTACCTGTAGTTGAGTAGAATAACTCATGTAAAGATCCTATAGCTCCTTCAGCTTCTAAGTCTCTTAAAACATCTACTGGTAAAACTCTATCCGCATCTAGATTACAATAAACTGGGTCGAATCCACCATGAGCAGTTTCATAAGTGTCTTCAGTTAAGTCCATAACACCTGCTATACTGTACTCACCGTACTTAGAAGCAGAAGATGACTCTATTCTGTCTGGGTTTCCTTTAGGAACTATACCACCAGAAGTAACTAAAGCTATCTTAGCGTGAGCTAAATCTTTTATAGCTGGGTTTGGATCTACTCTATCAAAGTTTGGCATTGGATATTCAGTTTTGAACTCTTCGCCTTTTATTTTCTTTAGTAACATATCTACAGCTCTCTTAGAACCTCTTTCTTTAGCGAAGTAGTTAACTCTTATTCCTCTTTCTATATAACCTTCTTCAGCTGGAGATCCTATCTCTTCACCTTTAGCTAACTTTTTAGCGAAAGCTGCTATTTTTGGAAGAGCCTTTCTCATACCAGCAGCAGAGTCAGCAGTCTCTATTATATAAAGTTCTTTTTTGAACATATCTGCTCCTGGGTTTTCAACGTACATTCCTGTTAAAGCTGGTATACCTAACTCGTCTTTTACAAACTTAGTTATTGTTCCTGCAGCAACCCCGTATCTACCTGCATTGAACGCTGGACCAGCTATAAATAATTGTGGATTGAAGCTTTTAACCATTTCTAAAACTTCTTGGCTAGCAGACTCCATATTTTCTCCAAAGTAGCTATCCCCACAAACTACAGTTCCAACTATTTCGATTTCATCCCCTAATAACTTGTTTAATTGTGCACTTATTGGAGGTAAGCTTTCAGCTATATGTGGCTTAGTATCAGCTTTTTCTTCTCCACCAATTCCTGCGAAGAATTGGTTTACGTAGTGAACTACTCTTATCTTTTCCATCTTATCTCAACCCCTTTTGATTTGATTAGGCATTATATTTACAGAATTGATCTCTTATACTGTTCATTTCTTCAACTATTTCATCAACTTCAAGAACCATTTCCATCATACTTATTTGATCTTCATAAACTGAATCATCGAATAATTCTTTTACTTCTGGTTCAACAACATGATAAACAGCTAATCCTAACTCAACACCAGCAAGCGGTCCAGCGAAAGTTGGATCTCCAGCAGTTACTGTTTCAGCTGCAAGACCTGCAGCTTCGGCTTCAGCAGCACCTAGTAAAACCACAACATTTTCAGCACCGAATTTTTCAGTAGCTTCTTTAACTCTGTTTTGGTTTTCTAAGTCCATAGCCCCAGCAGCAGTTCAGACAAAACATTCTGTTGAAGCAAAAACTATTTCAGTATTTTCTACAGTGTTTACACACTCTTCTATAGCAGGTCCCGGAATTCCATCACGGTCACCTATTATTATGATTTTTTTATTACTTAATGCGCTCATAATAATTCTCCTTTTCCCTTATATTTTTTATTTTATATTTAACTTTAATTTTAAAGTTGTTTCTATATTAATATCCTTTAGCTGTTAAGAATCCAAATCCTGTTTCATTAGTAGCTCCAGTTATAACTTGTATCTCAGCTTCTATAGATCCATCTTCTCTTAAAGATCCAGAAGATCCACCAGCTATTACATCAGCAACCTCAACATGTCCTATTACTCTATCCATCTTAGGTAATATAACAACTTGGTTAGCATTTCCTCCTGTTACAACAGCATCTGCCTTAGCATCTGCATCAGCTAATGATTGAGAAGCACCATCTCTACCAGCATACTCATCAGTAACTATAACAGTTTTTACACCTTGACCTTCAATTTTCTTGCAGTTCATTATAAGGTCAGTATCTGGGTTCCCGAAACCTTCTTGAGATACTATAACAGCATCTAATCCTAATTGCTTACATAATTTAGCAGTCCAGTTAGAAGATCTTTCTTTATCTGCTAAGTATACGTTTTCATTAGTTATGATAACACCTACAAAGTTTATTTCTTTTCCATGTTGAGCATATAAATCTTCAACTACTGAGTTGTTCATGTGTACATAACTTGGGTTTTTGTCACAAGCAGAAACACAGTTACCACTTACTATAGCTCCATCCATTAATTCAGTTGGGTATAATAAAGTTGGTACTATTTGCTTAGCGTCAACTCCATATACGTATGTATCATGTAATAATCCTTGAGTTTGAAGCATGTATACATATCCTACTTTTGGAAGTTCTGGATATTCAGCTATTGATTCAAGTAATGGCTTAGTTTCGTAAGTTACTACTTCATCTGGAGTTAAATCTTTAGCTAATTGTCCTAAATAAGTAGCAGCTTTAAATCCTATCATTCTAACAGCCTTTTCATGTTCATGTTGCTTTAATCCATCTATTGGTTCAGCTATAACAACTACGTTGTTTAACTTAGAAAATGGAGTGTACTCAGCTCCAGGTCCAGTCATATCTATTATACCTTCTTGGAAACCAACTATTTTACCAGTTGTAACAACTCCCACATTCTTAAGTGCATGAGTTCTACCTTCTCCAACAGTATCAACTTTAGATATAACACCTGGGAATATTCCACCCTTAC is a window from the Paraclostridium sordellii genome containing:
- the grdD gene encoding glycine/sarcosine/betaine reductase complex component C subunit alpha yields the protein MPKKIIADTFLDIANAIESGEFGKKVRVGLTTLGSEHGTENLVKGAHLAKSNLFDIVLIGPKVDTDLEVVEVNDESEMHSKMEELLDSGYIDACVTMHYNFPIGVSTVGRVITPGRGKEMILATTTGTSATHRIEAMVRNAVYGISTAKSIGIKNPTVGILNVDGARQVEKALKDLQSNGYDISFAESVRADGGCVMRGNDLLCGAPDVMVTDTLSGNIFMKVFSSFTTGGDYEANGFGYGPGVGEDYDRKILILSRASGSPVVANALRYAYDVVKGDVTKVSKEEFKAAKNAKYDDIIAALTKKEVKKDDEEEVKMPEKEVVTHQISGIDIMDLEDAVKVLWKNGIYAESGMGCTGPIVLVAEGKGEVCVKLLLDSGYTAK
- the grdA gene encoding glycine/sarcosine/betaine reductase complex selenoprotein A; translated protein: MSALSNKKIIIIGDRDGIPGPAIEECVNTVENTEIVFASTECFVUTAAGAMDLENQNRVKEATEKFGAENVVVLLGAAEAEAAGLAAETVTAGDPTFAGPLAGVELGLAVYHVVEPEVKELFDDSVYEDQISMMEMVLEVDEIVEEMNSIRDQFCKYNA
- the grdC gene encoding glycine/sarcosine/betaine reductase complex component C subunit beta; its protein translation is MTFPVLKGASYILVHTPDMIVQNGTTCAVERETHPDSEFLKEVKNHIRGYEEVVNYIPNQVYIGNNRPEELREIALPWCEHKMEGTRQGKLGEIMPQDEFLLMMQICDAFDLVKLKEDFVNNIKPDFENNYPELAPFFGKVKGDNIDDAKELIADHHAEGLYHDGELVGYVKRAHDVDVNLNAHTMFENLVVKASGVVAAIQLIRKNNINPLDIDYVIECSEEACGDMNQRGGGNFAKSIAEMAGLQNASGSDTRGFCAGPTHALINAAALVKSGVYKNVMVVAGGASAKLGMNAKDHVKKGLPVLEDVVGGFAILVSENDGVNPIIRTDLTGKHTVGTGSSPQAVMTALITTGLDRANLKITDVDVYSVEMQNPDITKPAGAGDVPEANYKMIGALAVKRGDLEKKELKNFVSERGIPGWAPTQGHIPSGVPYIGFCIDDLTNGDKNRAMIVGKGSLFLGRMTNLFDGVSFIVERNQGVEEEAAAVSKEEIKKIIAESMRKLAQDMLIEE
- a CDS encoding glycine/sarcosine/betaine reductase component B subunit, yielding MRLELGKIFIKDVQFGAVTEVKDSVLYINKEEMLNVIGGDEHIKSIDLDIVRPGESVRIIPVKDVIEPRVKVEGKGGIFPGVISKVDTVGEGRTHALKNVGVVTTGKIVGFQEGIIDMTGPGAEYTPFSKLNNVVVIAEPIDGLKQHEHEKAVRMIGFKAATYLGQLAKDLTPDEVVTYETKPLLESIAEYPELPKVGYVYMLQTQGLLHDTYVYGVDAKQIVPTLLYPTELMDGAIVSGNCVSACDKNPSYVHMNNSVVEDLYAQHGKEINFVGVIITNENVYLADKERSSNWTAKLCKQLGLDAVIVSQEGFGNPDTDLIMNCKKIEGQGVKTVIVTDEYAGRDGASQSLADADAKADAVVTGGNANQVVILPKMDRVIGHVEVADVIAGGSSGSLREDGSIEAEIQVITGATNETGFGFLTAKGY
- the grdB gene encoding glycine reductase complex selenoprotein B translates to MEKIRVVHYVNQFFAGIGGEEKADTKPHIAESLPPISAQLNKLLGDEIEIVGTVVCGDSYFGENMESASQEVLEMVKSFNPQLFIAGPAFNAGRYGVAAGTITKFVKDELGIPALTGMYVENPGADMFKKELYIIETADSAAGMRKALPKIAAFAKKLAKGEEIGSPAEEGYIERGIRVNYFAKERGSKRAVDMLLKKIKGEEFKTEYPMPNFDRVDPNPAIKDLAHAKIALVTSGGIVPKGNPDRIESSSASKYGEYSIAGVMDLTEDTYETAHGGFDPVYCNLDADRVLPVDVLRDLEAEGAIGSLHELFYSTTGNGTAVASSKKFAAEFAQKLKDAGVDAVILTSTUGTCTRCGATMVKEIERAGLPVVHICTVVPISLTVGANRIVPAIAIPHPLGNPKLDPAEEKALRRKIVEKALVALTTEVDGQTVFEEDITLKDISAKA